The proteins below are encoded in one region of Penaeus chinensis breed Huanghai No. 1 chromosome 25, ASM1920278v2, whole genome shotgun sequence:
- the LOC125038696 gene encoding mucin-2-like: MVGCGTRTFDNDDDGSTGFENMIMIQNEEIVQEVWDTARKITCDWTTRMEKLITFRPFAVDMLQAKEVRYSGDDVMCWMDIQLGKGPFSNTVDGIVKIGDELTVVIYSKDGGSEFDMLVKNCFAYDSDDLEDERTTRLQLSDENGCLLKPKLMSYFSRTRQTGTTGADIIAFASLFAFKFPDKMDVYLSCEVELCKGGCTNVCEDPVFPTNLVSRFVSSSTTSTTRAPPDICVTRPGLPSCCAKNPSHPACTTTTTPRPDPCAINPRSPQCCARNPNQPQCTTTTTRRTTTQRTTTPPRNPCDINPRSRACCARNPTSPQCITSTTTRRPPTTRSDPCLFNPGSPSCCARNPNHPQCITTTTTRRIITTTTTTARPDPCAVNPRSTQCCSIRPNSPLCTTTTTRRPTTTRRPTTTRPPTTTRPTTTRRPTTTRPPTTTRPPTTTRPTTTARIITTPTPRPDPCALNPRSSQCCALRPNSIFCTTTTQRPTTSTTPRPDPCDVNPKSFQCCARRPNSPLCRTPSTTTPRPDPCDINPRSPQCCARRPNSVFCTTTTTPPPDPCDLNPSLPQCCARNPNLPQCTTTTTTTTTRRPTTPFDPCAFNPSSPQCCARNPNAPQCTTTTTTRRPITTTSRPITTTRRSTTTTRRPVTTTTTRRPVTTTTTRRPITTTRRSITTTTPPTTTQDPCISNPGSRQCCARNPNHPRCVTTAPCSGPRDPRPECRPTTQVPHTTPNLENHAFHAWQNRPSGTRRRRPPYGTRLTPGVLAELSNQPRRRRDVALPPPPPPSRNTIAMVRGFRVVGANDLTFKAVSSPNQSASNVDSICMPTATFTVCLLMLSLLLITSVLVATFTCLRLRTMAPLKAVEAKNPYYKQ, from the coding sequence ATGGTTGGTTGCGGCACCAGGACCTTTGATAACGATGACGACGGCAGCACCGGCTTcgaaaatatgattatgattcaaAATGAAGAAATTGTCCAAGAAGTTTGGGATACCGCCCGTAAGATCACTTGTGACTGGACAACCCGCATGGAAAAACTTATTACTTTCCGACCTTTTGCTGTAGATATGCTACAGGCAAAAGAGGTCCGTTATTCAGGAGACGATGTCATGTGTTGGATGGATATACAACTTGGCAAAGGCCCCTTTTCAAACACAGTAGACGGTATTGTTAAAATTGGTGACGAGCTTACTGTTGTGATTTACTCTAAGGATGGTGGTTCGGAATTTGACATGCTGGTGAAGAACTGTTTTGCCTATGATTcagatgatttggaagatgaAAGAACAACCCGCCTCCAACTATCAGATGAAAATGGCTGCCTCCTAAAGCCCAAATTAATGAGCTACTTTTCCCGCACTCGACAGACTGGTACCACTGGTGCAGACATCATTGCTTTTGCTTCGCTCTTTGCCTTCAAGTTTCCAGATAAAATGGATGTTTACTTATCTTGTGAAGTTGAATTGTGCAAAGGTGGGTGTACCAACGTGTGTGAAGATCCTGTCTTCCCAACGAACCTGGTATCTCGGTTTGTTTCCTCATCAACAACCTCAACCACACGTGCACCTCCTGATATATGTGTCACTCGACCTGGATTACCAAGCTGTTGTGCCAAGAACCCCAGCCATCCAGCCTGTACTACCACCACTACTCCTCGTCCAGATCCTTGTGCTATTAATCCCAGATCACCTCAGTGTTGTGCTAGAAACCCTAATCAGCCACAGTGCACCACAACTACAACCAGACGCACAACTACACAACGCACCACCACACCACCTCGAAACCCTTGTGATATTAATCCAAGATCACGTGCATGTTGTGCAAGAAACCCTACATCACCTCAGTGCATAACTTCTACCACCACCAGGAGACCACCCACAACCAGGAGTGACCCCTGTTTGTTCAACCCTGGAAGTCCCAGCTGCTGTGCAAGGAACCCCAATCATCCCCAGTGTATCACTACCACCACAACCAGACGTATAATTACAACCACTACAACCACTGCAAGGCCTGATCCTTGTGCTGTGAATCCTAGATCAACACAGTGCTGTAGCATACGGCCAAATTCTCCTCTGtgcaccacaacaaccacacgtCGTCCCACAACCACACGTCGTCCCACAACCACACGTCCTCCCACAACCACACGTCCCACAACCACACGTCGTCCAACAACCACACGTCCTCCCACAACCACACGTCCTCCCACAACCACACGTCCCACAACCACAGCTCGTATTATAACTACTCCAACTCCAAGACCAGATCCCTGTGCCTTGAATCCAAGGTCATCCCAGTGCTGTGCCCTACGTCCAAATTCCATATTTTGCACAACTACTACACAGCGTCCTACAACATCAACTACACCTCGACCTGATCCATGTGACGTTAATCCAAAGTCATTCCAATGTTGTGCTAGGCGTCCAAATTCACCTTTGTGCAGGACTCCAAGTACCACAACTCCTCGTCCTGATCCTTGTGATATAAACCCTAGATCTCCACAGTGCTGTGCTAGACGCCCTAACTCAGTGTTctgcactaccaccaccacaccaccaccagaTCCCTGTGATTTGAACCCTAGTCTACCACAGTGCTGTGCTAGAAACCCTAATCTACCTCAGtgtactaccactacaactaccacAACCACTAGACGCCCTACAACACCGTTTGATCCTTGTGCATTTAATCCCAGCTCACCCCAGTGTTGTGCAAGGAATCCTAATGCCCCTCAGTGCACAACAACGACCACTACTAGACGCCCTATCACTACAACTAGTCGCCCTATTACCACTACTAGGCGCTCTACCACCACAACTAGACGTCCAGTCACCACTACCACAACTAGACGTCCAGTCACCACTACCACAACTAGACGTCCAATCACCACCACTAGGCGGTCCATTACAACTACTACACCCCCAACCACCACACAGGATCCTTGTATCAGTAACCCAGGTTCTCGACAATGTTGCGCAAGAAATCCTAACCATCCACGATGTGTAACAACAGCTCCATGTTCTGGCCCCCGTGACCCTCGCCCCGAGTGCCGGCCCACCACGCAAGTTCCCCACACAACGCCCAATCTGGAAAATCATGCCTTCCATGCTTGGCAGAACCGGCCCTCTGGCACTCGTCGTCGCCGTCCTCCTTATGGCACTCGTCTTACCCCAGGTGTCCTAGCAGAGCTGTCAAACCAACCCAGACGACGTCGTGATGTggctctcccaccccctcctccaccatccagGAATACAATTGCCATGGTCCGAGGTTTTCGGGTAGTTGGTGCAAACGACCTCACATTCAAAGCTGTTTCCTCACCAAACCAGTCTGCAAGCAACGTTGATAGTATATGTATGCCAACTGCCACCTTCACTGTTTGCCTGCTGATGCTGTCCCTGTTGCTGATTACATCTGTTCTTGTGGCCACATTCACATGCTTGCGTCTCAGGACGATGGCTCCTTTAAAAGCAGTAGAAGCGAAGAATCCATACTACAAACAGTAA
- the LOC125038694 gene encoding mucin-2-like, with amino-acid sequence MRLLLLFLVTKLAAGQLALTNDVELVPAMANMPQITSLDVQCEKSGMTVNVAFSQPFDGVIFSKGHFSNPACRYVAANSGRSSFTLTIPSGECGTATSDITNNGPSGKSRESSTRMTNTIIVQNDPTVQEVWDVARTIKCDWVDNLVKTVAFNPFAVGMLDAQEVRFKGGQPIECWMDLKQGRWPLTSDIDSIVKIGETLSLMVYARDNKGMYDVSVKDCYAYGGPNYDDVNTPRIQLTDEQGCVLKDKLISPFYSTRQRDERGEIIVTYAFVQAFKFPDVMDVFMSCNVEICKGDCDSICGSLVKGPSSPGTTTEGPFRTGSTLFGEPITTPGPTTVPSCFPGSTDPRCYSPPPTVPSISVCGPGSTDPACQFTSPEQELCGFGSKDPRCVFPTTSSPNRGKAINSSPPPKQTLTTAFKLPTPTIPQFQCVQGSTDPRCVQPTSPSPPRCFAGSTDPRCPKPTTTAPPLCFAGSTDPRCPKPTTPAPPQCFVGSTDPRCPKPTTPAPPQCFVGSTDPRCPKPTTPAPPRCFAGSTDPRCPKPTTPAPPICFAGSTDPRCPKPTTLAPPRCFAGSTDPRCPKPTTLAPPRCFAGSTDPRCPKPTTLAPPRCFAGSTDPRCPKPTTPEPPQCFVGSTDPRCPQPTTVAPPRCFAGSTDPRCPKLTIPPSPPRCFVGSTDSRCPQPTSPAPPVCLPGSTDPRCPQVTSLASTPLICLPGSSDPRCPRPSTTPAPPRCFPGSKNPGCPKPSTTPAPPSCFPGSLDPSCPKPTTIPAPPLCFPGSVDLRCPKPTTPAPPRCFPGSIAPGCPRPTTTPSPPRCFPGSADPRCPKPSTTPAPPKCLPGSIDPRCPKITTTRPPPRCFPGSRDPRCPKPTTTPAPPQCFPGSTDPGCPKLTTTTPVPFRCLPGSADPRCPQLTTPAACFPGSFDPRCQKGTTPAKPICFAGSPDPRCSKSLPTAATLPTPKPTRRPTIRPTTFRPSLRPTFRPRPTPTPQPTTLQPEPPRRDSVLFPATITTPRPTTTTSFSRVKAPSVTTPRPKPSGPALKPTTPSSRGKPNRGKQLSSAPQPKPEPTGKEWEGESRFHAFHSFHFQKGDGRRGRRFGARLSRDADEEVPLSRSIRSPGEPLPGKRPLLEKVPVRLSRSLSVISATDFPEPRKSFFRVQSEEETAQAFSEPVYSDPLGTVCLPVAIFTASVLSLLFLLLLSSTVALVLYIRQRDSHKKHMAAWLGH; translated from the exons CTGGCTGCCGGACAGCTGGCTCTGACCAATGACGTGGAGCTGGTGCCGGCCATGGCCAACATGCCGCAGATCACCAGCCTCGACGTCCAGTGCGAGAAATCCGGAATGACGGTGAACGTGGCCTTCTCGCAGCCCTTCGACGGTGTCATCTTCAGCAAGGGCCACTTCTCCAACCCCGCCTGTCG GTATGTGGCGGCCAACTCGGGACGTTCCAGTTTCACACTAACCATCCCAAGTGGTGAGTGTGGCACAGCTACGTCCGATATCACCAACAACGGTCCAAGCGGGAAGAGCCGTGAATCCAGTACCCGCATGACCAACACCATCATCGTACAGAATGATCCCACAGTGCAAGAAGTATGGGATGTCGCCCGCACAATCAAGTGTGACTGGGTTGACAATCTCGTTAAGACTGTGGCCTTCAATCCCTTTGCTGTCGGAATGTTAGATGCTCAAGAGGTCCGCTTCAAAGGAGGTCAACCTATTGAGTGCTGGATGGACTTGAAGCAAGGACGTTGGCCATTGACATCCGACATTGACTCCATCGTTAAGATCGGCGAGACACTTTCCCTGATGGTGTATGCACGTGACAACAAAGGCATGTACGATGTCAGCGTCAAGGACTGCTATGCTTATGGAGGCCCAAATTATGACGATGTAAACACTCCTCGAATCCAGCTGACAGACGAGCAAGGCTGTGTTCTAAAAGACAAACTAATCAGCCCCTTCTACAGCACCCGGCagcgagacgagaggggagaaatTATTGTCACCTATGCTTTTGTACAGGCTTTCAAGTTCCCTGATGTTATGGATGTATTCATGTCGTGTAATGTAGAAATATGCAAAGGAGATTGTGACAGCATTTGTGGTTCTCTTGTTAAAGGTCCATCATCCCCTGGTACTACCACTGAAGGTCCATTTCGCACAGGCAGCACACTATTTGGCGAACCTATCACTACTCCAGGTCCTACCACTGTCCCCTCATGCTTTCCTGGCTCTACTGATCCAAGGTGCTATTCACCACCACCCACTGTCCCTAGTATTTCTGTTTGTGGGCCTGGTTCCACTGATCCTGCTTGCCAGTTTACCTCCCCTGAACAGGAACTTTGTGGCTTTGGAAGCAAAGATCCTAGATGTGTCTTCCCAACAACATCCTCTCCTAATAGGGGTAAAGCAATTAACTCTAGTCCTCCTCCTAAACAAACACTGACAACTGCTTTCAAACTACCCACACCTACAATTCCACAATTCCAATGTGTCCAAGGTTCAACTGATCCTCGATGTGTACAACCcacttctccttcacccccacgGTGTTTTGCTGGTTCAACTGATCCACGGTGCCCTAAACCAACTACCACTGCTCCTCCACTATGCTTTGCTGGGTCTACTGATCCTCGATGCCCCAAACCTACTACCCCTGCACCACCACAGTGCTTTGTTGGTTCAACTGATCCTCGATGCCCCAAACCTACTACCCCTGCACCACCACAGTGCTTTGTTGGTTCAACTGATCCTCGATGCCCAAAGCCCACCACCCCTGCTCCTCCGCGATGTTTTGCTGGTTCAACTGACCCCCGATGCCCTAAGCCCACTACTCCTGCACCACCCATATGTTTTGCTGGTTCAACTGACCCTCGCTGCCCCAAACCCACAACACTAGCCCCTCCAAGATGCTTTGCAGGTTCAACTGACCCTCGCTGCCCCAAACCCACAACACTAGCCCCTCCAAGATGCTTTGCAGGTTCAACTGACCCTCGCTGCCCCAAACCCACAACACTAGCCCCTCCAAGATGCTTTGCAGGTTCAACTGATCCTAGGTGCCCAAAACCTACTACCCCAGAACCCCCACAATGTTTTGTTGGTTCAACTGACCCTCGATGCCCGCAACCCACAACTGTTGCCCCTCCTAGATGCTTTGCTGGGTCAACAGACCCTCGATGCCCCAAACTTAccattcccccatccccaccaagATGTTTTGTTGGTTCAACTGACTCAAGGTGTCCTCAGCCCACTAGCCCTGCACCTCCAGTTTGCCTCCCAGGATCAACTGACCCTAGATGTCCTCAGGTGACAAGTCTAGCCTCCACTCCTCTCATTTGTCTCCCAGGATCATCTGACCCAAGATGTCCTAGGCCCTCAACAACACCAGCCCCACCCCGTTGTTTCCCAGGTTCTAAAAATCCTGGATGCCCTAAACCTTCAACTACGCCTGCCCCACCCAGCTGTTTCCCTGGTTCTCTGGATCCAAGTTGCCCTAAGCCCACAACAATTCCAGCTCCACCTCTCTGTTTCCCTGGTTCTGTTGACCTGAGATGCCCTAAACCCACAACACCAGCTCCACCTCGCTGTTTCCCTGGTTCCATTGCTCCAGGATGTCCTAGGCCCACAACTACACCCTCCCCACCCCGTTGTTTCCCTGGATCTGCTGACCCAAGATGTCCTAAACCCTCTACTACCCCAGCTCCACCAAAGTGTCTCCCTGGTTCTATTGATCCAAGATGCCCTAAAATTACTACAACCAGACCACCACCTAGGTGTTTCCCTGGTTCCCGCGACCCTAGATGTCCTAAACCCACAACAACTCCAGCTCCACCACAATGTTTCCCTGGATCTACAGATCCAGGTTGTCCTAAACTCACCACTACCACCCCTGTCCCATTCCGCTGTCTTCCAGGCTCTGCAGATCCTAGATGCCCACAGCTTACCACACCAGCTGCTTGTTTCCCTGGAAGCTTTGACCCTAGATGTCAAAAGGGTACTACCCCAGCCAAACCAATTTGCTTTGCTGGATCACCAGACCCTCGTTGTTCCAAGAGTTTGCCCACTGCAGCAACACTTCCAACCCCAAAACCTACTCGGCGGCCAACGATCCGGCCTACTACTTTCCGTCCTTCACTGAGGCCAACCTTCAGGCCTCGCCCAACCCCTACTCCACAACCCACAACTCTACAACCAGAACCCCCACGCAGGGATTCTGTGCTCTTCCCTGCAACAATCACTACTCCTCGACCTACCACCACTACCTCTTTCTCTAGAGTAAAAGCTCCCTCAGTCACTACTCCAAGGCCAAAACCTTCAGGTCCTGCTCTTAAGCCAACTACACCCTCTAGTCGAGGCAAACCCAACAGAGGTAAACAGTTGTCGTCAGCTCCTCAGCCTAAGCCAGAACCTAcaggaaaggaatgggaaggggagtcTCGTTTCCATGCCTTCCACAGTTTCCACTTCCAAAAAGGTGATGGAAGGCGGGGCAGAAGATTTGGTGCTCGACTATCCAGAGATGCTGATGAGGAAGTTCCTCTATCTCGGAGCATTCGATCTCCTGGTGAACCACTTCCAGGAAAGCGACCACTTTTAGAAAAGGTTCCTGTTAGGTTGTCTCGATCTTTATCAGTTATTTCTGCTACCGACTTCCCAGAACCCAGGAAATCTTTTTTCAGGGTTCAGTCAGAGGAAGAAACAGCACAGGCATTTAGCGAACCAGTATATTCTGATCCTCTAGGCACAGTATGCCTTCCTGTAGCCATTTTCACAGCTTCCGTCCTctcccttttgtttcttctcctgCTGTCATCTACAGTGGCTCTGGTGTTGTATATTCGGCAGCGAGACAGCCACAAAAAACATATGGCTGCCTGGCTAGGGCACTAG